Part of the Longimicrobium sp. genome is shown below.
TCCAGGGTGCTGAGCCCCAGCCGGAGCGCGGCGCGCGCCAGGCGGAAGACCAGCGCCACGCAGCCGAACACGGCCAGGAGCCCCACGACGGGGTGGGCGATCACGGATTCGAGCGTCACCCCACCATCTTCGCCCGCCCGCCGCCGTGCCGCAACCGCCCGCGCAAACAGAAGGCGGGCCCGGCGCTGGTCGCCGGGCCCGCCTCGTACTTCCGTACTCCCCGTACTCTCGTACTCCGCCGAAGGCGGCTAGATGCGCTTGCCGATGTCCAGCACCTCGGCAACCACGGGGTGGCGGCCCCACCGCTCGGCCTCGCGGCAGCTGTCCACGTACAGATCGATCTTGTTGCCGCGGATGGCGCCGCCGGTGTCCATGATCACGAAGATGCCGATCAGCTCGCCGCTCGGCCGGCTCACGCGCACCACGGAGCCCAGCGGCAGCACGCTCGGGTCGCCCGCCGCCATCCCGTCGCGGGTGCGGACGCCGGTGCGCATGCTCCCCTTCAGGCAGTACATCGTCGAGCTCATCTCCATCCGCTGGCGCACGGGGAACGCCTCGGCCGACGCGCGCTCCACCCGCCCCTGCATCTCCGCCGACACCTCTTCCGTGATCTGCTGCCGCATGCGGGCCACCAGCTGCTCGTCGAGCTGCGCCAGCGTGGTGGGCTGCTGCGTTGCCACCGTCGCGGCGGCGGGCTGCACGGCCGGCTGCTGCGGGGGCGCGGCCGGGACCATGGCGGCCTGCGCGGCGGAGACGAAGGAGCTGCCCGTGCGGGCGTCGGGGTCGGCGGTGCGGACGCGCGGCGCGCATGCCCATTCGCCAATGGCGGCCGCGGAGACCAGCAGGATGACGGCGGGAGTGACCACCTTCGCGGGGTGCAGCCGTCGTCGCGGCGGCCCGGACTCGTACGAGACGCGATCGATCATGTCATTCCCCTCCGGGAACAGGGTTTCGGATCCACCCCACCGCGCCTCCGCCCGAAACGCACGGGCGGCGCGGCGCACCCCTCACCATGTCCAGACCGGCAACAATTCACCTCCGCGTCCGTCGTCGCGTCTGCCCGGGCGTGGAGGTGGAAAGCGGGCGCATATTACGGCGGCCCGGGTGCCCGACGCAATGCTTTCGGGTGCAAGTGGGGGATCTGCAACATCTTCCCGGAGCAGGCGAAAACATCTTGCGCACGGTTCCTGCACAGCGAACGGGGATCGGGAGATGGCCCGTAACCCCAACGGAGGCAACGAGATGTCGAAGCGGAGAAAGCTTCTGAACCTTGCGAAGCGCGCCGGCCTGACCTTCCTCATGGCCGAGGGGCTGCAGGCCGCCGCCGTGGCCGGGGCGACGCGCTGGGCGGGGAACAAGCTCCGCCAGAAGGACCGCCGCACGCTGCGGCTGACCGGGCAGGCGCTGACCACCGCGGCCGCGCTGGTCCCCGTCGCCCGTTTCGCCCGCCGCCGCTTCGTCTGACGCGCGAGGGACGGATTCCGACGACGAGCGGCGCCGGGTCGAAATCTCCCGGCGCTGCTCGTCGGTTCGGGCATCTCCGCTCCCGGCCAGCCGCCGGTACCGGCTTCCACCGCAGGGGGGTCACTTGGCGGCCGGGGCGATTCTCCCCATCATTGATGCGGCTTTGGAGCCATCGCGCGGTTCCGGATGGTCCGGACGTGCGTAACGGGAGCGCGGGTGCGCTCCGATCTTTCCCAACTGGAGGCGAGCCATGAAGAAGCTGACGCTGGACCTCGACGCGCTGGCCGTGGAGACGTTCGCGACCCGGCCGGAGATCGAGGAAACCGCCTTCATCCAGGAGCTGATCTCGCGGAAGAGCTGCATCGAGCAGTGCACCACGTCCTGCGTTCCCTGACCGGCCGAGCAGGATCTCACGCAAAGAATGCGGAGGCCGCGGAGAACGTCTCGCTTCTCCGCGGCTTCCGCGCTCCTCCGGAGCCGGCTCGTTATTCCCCGGAGACCAGCTCGTCCACCAGCGCCTCGGCGGCGCGGACGTCGCCAGGGTGGCGGCCGGCGGTGGCGGCGGGGCGGTCGCCCAGAAGCAGGCCGGCGGCGATCTCCAGCACCTCGCGGGCGTTGTCGTAGCTGATGCTGGCGATGGCCTCGTGCAGCGGCAGCCACACGCACTCGGTGATCCCCTCCTCCAGCTGCGGGCAGGGCTCGCCCTCGGGCGATTCGATCAGGTAGAAGTGGCAGTACTTGTGGATCAGGCGCCCGCGGAAGCGGAAGAACCAGTCGATGGTCCGCAGCTCCGGGCCCAGCCGCAGCTCGCTCAGCCCCGTTTCCTCCACCACCTCGCGGAGCGCCGCGTCGGCCGCGGTCTCCTCGCCCTCCAGGTGGCCCTTGGGAAAGCCCCAGTGCTGGTAGCGGTCGCGGATCAGGAGCACGTGCGCGGTGCCGCCGCTCCAGCGGTAGATGACCCCACCCGCGCTGGTCTCCACCACCGGCCGAACGGCGCCGCCGCGCCCGCCCCGTCCGCGCCGCCGCTTACCCACTGCCCAGCCGCTCCAGGATCTGCACGGCGTTGGTCGCCGCGCCCTTGCGCAGGTTGTCGGCCACCACCCAGAGGTGGAAGGTGCGCGGGATCTCCGGGTCGCTGCGGAGCCGGCCGACGAACACCTCGTTGCGCCCGGCGATCTCGTACGGGGTGGGAAAGGCCTCCGGGCCGCCCGCCATCAGGATTCCGGGGAAGACGACGAGCGCGCGCCGCAGCGAGTCCAGCGTCAGCTCCTTCTCCGTCTCCGCCGTCACCTGCACGCTGTGGCCCACGTCGACGGGAACGCGGACGCAGGTGGCGACCACGGGAAGGTCGGGGAGGTCGAGGATCTTGCGCGTCTCGCCGATCATCTTCCGCTCCTCGCCCGTCCATCCCTCGTCGTCGAAGTCGCCGATCTGCGGCACCACGTTCCCGGCGATGCGGCGCGAGAAGGGCGATCCGTCGGCCGGCGCGCCCAGCTTCAGCGCCTGCAGCCCCTCGCCCCCCAGCTCGCGGCGGAGCGCGTCGCGTCCCGTCTCCCCCGCGCCGCTCACCGACTGGAACGTGGTCGCGATCACCCGCGTGAGCCCCGCCGCGCGCCGCATCGCCTGCAGCGCCACCACCATCTGGATGGTGGAGCAGTTGGGGTTGGCGATGATCCCCTTCGGCCGGTTCTCGGCCGCGCGCATGTTCACCTCGGGGACCACGAGGGGAACGTCGGGATCCATCCGCCACGCCGACGAGTTGTCGATCACCACCGCGCCCTCGTCCGCCGCGCGCGGACCCCACTCCTTGGAGCGGTCGCCGCCGGCGGAGAAGAGGGCCACGTCCACGCCGCGGAAGATCCCCGGGCGCGGCACCTCGACGGGGATCTCGCGTCCGGCGAAGCGCACCGTCTTCCCGGCGGAGCGCTCCGACGCCAGCGCCGTGATGCGGTCGACCTTGATCCGCCGCTCGGCCAGGACGTCGAGCATGGTCCGCCCCACCGCCCCCGTGGCCCCCAGAACCGCGACGTGCATGGTTGTTCCGTCTCCTCAGCCCGTTCAGTCCGTGCTCAACAGTTCTGTCGAGTTCCCGGAGTCCCAAGTGCTAAGTCCTAAGTCCTAAGTCCTAAGTCCTGAGTCCTGAGTGCTGAGTGCTGAGTGCTGAGTGCTGAGTGCTGAGTGCTGAGTGCTGAGTGCTGAGTGCTGAGTGCTGAGTGCTGAGTGCCGAGAGCAGCGATCTAAAGAACTTAGGACTTGGGACTCAGGACTTAGGACTTCTTCACTTAGCGTTCGGCGACCCCGTCGGCCGCCCCGGTTTGCTCCAGCCTGAACGCGCCGTGCAGCGCCTGCACGGCCTCGGTCTCCCGCTCCGCCGGGACCAGCACGGTGATGGAGATGGACGAGGTCGACACCCCCTGCACCTCCACCCCCGCGTCCAGCAGCGCGCGGTACGCCTTCGCGTACACCCCGGGCCGCCCCGTCATCCCGTTCCCCACCAGCGCGATGCGCGAAAGCCCCGTTTGCGCGGCGATCTCGCCGCCGCCCAGCGGCTCCAGCGCGGCGCGCAGCACCTCCTCGGCTCGGCTCGCGGCCTCTTCGGGGACGGTAAGCTGGATCTGCATCCGCCCGTCGCCGCCGAAGCTCTCGTTCACCATGTCCACGCTGACGCCGTTCTCCGCCAGCGCCTCCAGCAGCACCGTCTGCGTGCGCATGCCCGGGGCCAGCCCGCGCAGGACCAGCTTCGCCTGGCCTCCCTTGGGCGCCACGCCGGTCAGCACCAGCTCTTCCATCGCCTGCGTCCTGTGGGTGATGAGGGTACCGCGCGGGGCGCCTTCGTCCGCCGCGTCGTCGTCCACGAAGCTGGAAAGCACGCGGATGTCCACGCCGAAGCGGTCGCCGATGTCCACCGCGCGGCCATGCATGACCTGCGCCCCGTTGGCCGCCATCTCCATCATCTCCGCGTGGGTCAGCGTGCGGATCACCCGCGCGCCGGGGACGCGCCGCGGGTCGGCCGTGTACACGCCGTCCACGTCGGTGTAGATCTCGCACGCGTCCGCCTTCAGCGCGGCGGCCAGGGCCACCGCGGTGGTGTCCGATCCGCCGCGCCCCAGCGTGGTGATCTCCCGCTCCGTCGACACCCCCTGGAAGCCGGCCACGATGGCGATGCAGCCGTCGTCCAGCGCCTCGCGCACGCGCCCGGCCTTCACCTCGCGGATGCGCGCCGCGGTGTGGTTCGTGTCGGTGATGATGGCGGCCTGGCTCCCGGTGAACGAGCGCGCCTCGAACCCCTGCTCGCGGATGGCCATGGTCAGCAGCGCCGCGGCGATGCGCTCGCCCGCCGTCAGCAGCATGTCCATCTCGCGGGGATGCTCGTCCTGCGGCCGCTCGCGCCCGGTGACGAGGGAGGCCAGCGTCGTCAGGTCGTCCGTCGTGTCCCCCATCGCCGACACCACGACCACGAGGTCGTGCCCGCGCCGCCGAGCATTGGCCACGCGCTTCGCCACCGCCCGGATGCGCTCGGGCGAGCCGACCGAGGAGCCGCCGTACTTCTGGACCAGGAGCATGGAGATCAGGCTCGGGTTGAGGGTGCGAAAGCGCGAGAGTGCGAAGGTGCGAAAGTGGGCCGGTTCACCCGCCGGCCCACCGCGCCCAGGATCGACCCTCCGACGCACTCCCGCACTCACGCACTCACGCACTTCCGTTACTCTCGCACTCCCTAGAACACCTGCAGCTGCCCGATGTACTTCCCCGGGTTCTGCTGGATGTCGGCCAGCAGCCGCTGCAGCGTGGCGATGGCGCGCTGCGTTTCCTCGTACAGCGCCGGGTCGGCGATCAGGCGGCCCAGCGAGCCGTTCCCCTCGTTGATCTTCTGGATCGCCTGGTTCAGCGTGGTCATGGCCTGCTGCGCCTGCTGCAGCGTGGGGGCGACCTGCGCGAGGCCGGGCTGCATCCCCTGGATCGTGGTGTTCAGCGTGGTCGCCGTCTGCCCGAATGCCGCGATGGTCGTGTCCGTCCGCGCCACCAGGCCGGGGACGCCGGAGGCGGCCGTGTTCAGCTGCGCGCTGAAGGCGGCCAGGTTCGCGCTGGCCTGCCGCGCGTTCCCCAGGATCTGCTGCACGTCGCCCGAGTTGAAGTTGCTGCGCACGTCGCGCGCGGTCAGCGTGAACTCGTTCGTGGCCGTGCGGATGTTCCCCGTGGCGTCCAGCACGTTCTGCCCGACCTGCCCGTAGAGGCGCGTCTGCTGGTCGATGAAGCCCTTCAGCTGCCCGGAGATGTCCTCCACGTTGCCAACGGTGCGGCGGATGTCCAGCGCCGTCTGCTCGGTGAACGCCAGCCCGATGCGGTCGGAGAGGATCTGCAGGTTGCCGGCGATGTCGGCGGCCACCGCGGTCAGCTGCGTGATGTCGGGCATGGTGGCGCCGGGAAGCGCGCGCACCCCCGGCATCTGCACGAAGTCCAGCGTCTTCCACGTCGCGCGCGACACGATGGCCGCCTGCCAGTCGCCGAAGAACGACTCGGGCATCACCACCACGCCGGCGTCGCGCGGCAGCACCACGTCGTCGTCCACGTTCAGCGTCACCAGCACGCCGTCGCCGCGCGGGGCCAGGTCGATCTTGGTGACCTTCCCCACCTTCACCCCGCGGTACTTCACGGGGCTGCCCTCGGCCAGCACCCCCACCTCGCTGAACACCGCGGTCAGCTCGCGGTGCGGCGCGCCGAAGGTGGCGCCCGACAGCCAGATGGACCCCACCAGCGCCACCAGGATGCCGGCCAGCACCACCATCCCCACCAGCGCCTCGTTCTTCATCTTCATCGGTTCCTCCCGTGCGGCCCGCCGTCGTCGGGAAGCGGGGTCTCGGCGTCGTGCGCCAGGTCCGGGCGCCCCTCCACGAAGCTGCGGACCACCTCGTTGTCGCTGGCGCGGATCTCCTCCGGCGTGCCCACCTCCACCACCCGTCCCTCGTACAGCATGGCGATGCGGTCGCTGATCGAGTACGCGCTCTTCATGTCGTGGGTGATCACCAGGCTGGTGACCCCCAGCTCCGCCTTCATCCGCATGATCAGCCGGTCGATGACCGTGGTGGTCACCGGGTCCAGCCCGCTCGTCGGCTCGTCGTACAGCAGGTACTTGGGGCGGTAGGCGATGGCCCGCGCCAGCCCCGCGCGCTTCCGCTGCCCGCCGCTGAGCTCCGCGGGAAAGCGGTTCTCGAACCCGTTCAGGTCCACCAGCGCCAGGCTCTCGGAGATGCGCTCCTTCATCTGCCCCGCCGTCAGCCCGCCCTTCTTCACCAGCCCCATGGCGATGTTCTCGGACACCGTCATGCTGTCGAAGAGCGCCGCGAACTGGAACACATAGCCGATGTTCAGCCGCAGCTCGTACAGCCGGTCGCGCGGCAGCCGCGGCACCTCCAGCCCGTCCACGAACACCGTGCCCTGGTCGGGGCGCAGCAGGCCGTTGATGTGCTTCAGCGTCACCGACTTGCCGGCGCCGCTGAAGCCCACCAGCGAAACCGTCTCTCCCTCCTCCACGTCCAGCGTCAGCCCCCGCAAAATCCGCTTGGGGCCGAACGCCTTGTGGATGTCGCGGATCTCGATGCTCACTGTTTCAGGATCGTGGCGGCCCAGAAGGCGTCGAGCACCAGGATCAGCATCCCCGCGATCACCACGGCGCGGGTGGTGGCGATCCCCACGCCCTCGGCGCCGCCGCGCGTGTTGAACCCCTGGTAGCAGCCGATGATGGTGATCACCAGCCCGAACGAGAACCCCTTGATGATCGAGTAGATCAGGTCGAAGTGCCGGTAGAAGAGCCGCGCGCCGCGCAGGAACGTCTGCGGGCTCATGTGCAGCAGCAGCACGCTGGTGACCAGGCCGAAGAAGATGGCCACCACGTTGGCGAAGATCACGATGACGGGAAACATCAGGAACCCGGCCAGCACGCGCGGCACCACCAGGTACGCCACCGGGTCGTACGCCATGGTTTCCAGCGCGTCGATCTGCTCCGACACGCGCATCGTTCCCAGCTCGGCCGCGATGTTGGCGCCGATGCGGCCGGAGAGCGCCAGCCCCGTGAGCACCGGGCCCAGCTCCAG
Proteins encoded:
- a CDS encoding 3D domain-containing protein — its product is MIDRVSYESGPPRRRLHPAKVVTPAVILLVSAAAIGEWACAPRVRTADPDARTGSSFVSAAQAAMVPAAPPQQPAVQPAAATVATQQPTTLAQLDEQLVARMRQQITEEVSAEMQGRVERASAEAFPVRQRMEMSSTMYCLKGSMRTGVRTRDGMAAGDPSVLPLGSVVRVSRPSGELIGIFVIMDTGGAIRGNKIDLYVDSCREAERWGRHPVVAEVLDIGKRI
- a CDS encoding NUDIX hydrolase; protein product: MGKRRRGRGGRGGAVRPVVETSAGGVIYRWSGGTAHVLLIRDRYQHWGFPKGHLEGEETAADAALREVVEETGLSELRLGPELRTIDWFFRFRGRLIHKYCHFYLIESPEGEPCPQLEEGITECVWLPLHEAIASISYDNAREVLEIAAGLLLGDRPAATAGRHPGDVRAAEALVDELVSGE
- a CDS encoding aspartate-semialdehyde dehydrogenase, producing the protein MHVAVLGATGAVGRTMLDVLAERRIKVDRITALASERSAGKTVRFAGREIPVEVPRPGIFRGVDVALFSAGGDRSKEWGPRAADEGAVVIDNSSAWRMDPDVPLVVPEVNMRAAENRPKGIIANPNCSTIQMVVALQAMRRAAGLTRVIATTFQSVSGAGETGRDALRRELGGEGLQALKLGAPADGSPFSRRIAGNVVPQIGDFDDEGWTGEERKMIGETRKILDLPDLPVVATCVRVPVDVGHSVQVTAETEKELTLDSLRRALVVFPGILMAGGPEAFPTPYEIAGRNEVFVGRLRSDPEIPRTFHLWVVADNLRKGAATNAVQILERLGSG
- a CDS encoding aspartate kinase, whose amino-acid sequence is MLLVQKYGGSSVGSPERIRAVAKRVANARRRGHDLVVVVSAMGDTTDDLTTLASLVTGRERPQDEHPREMDMLLTAGERIAAALLTMAIREQGFEARSFTGSQAAIITDTNHTAARIREVKAGRVREALDDGCIAIVAGFQGVSTEREITTLGRGGSDTTAVALAAALKADACEIYTDVDGVYTADPRRVPGARVIRTLTHAEMMEMAANGAQVMHGRAVDIGDRFGVDIRVLSSFVDDDAADEGAPRGTLITHRTQAMEELVLTGVAPKGGQAKLVLRGLAPGMRTQTVLLEALAENGVSVDMVNESFGGDGRMQIQLTVPEEAASRAEEVLRAALEPLGGGEIAAQTGLSRIALVGNGMTGRPGVYAKAYRALLDAGVEVQGVSTSSISITVLVPAERETEAVQALHGAFRLEQTGAADGVAER
- a CDS encoding MlaD family protein, with product MKMKNEALVGMVVLAGILVALVGSIWLSGATFGAPHRELTAVFSEVGVLAEGSPVKYRGVKVGKVTKIDLAPRGDGVLVTLNVDDDVVLPRDAGVVVMPESFFGDWQAAIVSRATWKTLDFVQMPGVRALPGATMPDITQLTAVAADIAGNLQILSDRIGLAFTEQTALDIRRTVGNVEDISGQLKGFIDQQTRLYGQVGQNVLDATGNIRTATNEFTLTARDVRSNFNSGDVQQILGNARQASANLAAFSAQLNTAASGVPGLVARTDTTIAAFGQTATTLNTTIQGMQPGLAQVAPTLQQAQQAMTTLNQAIQKINEGNGSLGRLIADPALYEETQRAIATLQRLLADIQQNPGKYIGQLQVF
- a CDS encoding ABC transporter ATP-binding protein, translated to MSIEIRDIHKAFGPKRILRGLTLDVEEGETVSLVGFSGAGKSVTLKHINGLLRPDQGTVFVDGLEVPRLPRDRLYELRLNIGYVFQFAALFDSMTVSENIAMGLVKKGGLTAGQMKERISESLALVDLNGFENRFPAELSGGQRKRAGLARAIAYRPKYLLYDEPTSGLDPVTTTVIDRLIMRMKAELGVTSLVITHDMKSAYSISDRIAMLYEGRVVEVGTPEEIRASDNEVVRSFVEGRPDLAHDAETPLPDDGGPHGRNR
- a CDS encoding ABC transporter permease → MDLNRSLTSLGAATLRAFGGLGQFSRFSAESFKALPNVATWGPLLIGQMRRLGVDSLPIALFLAAFTGIVLALQASYTFTGAIPLYFVGTLVEKTMVLELGPVLTGLALSGRIGANIAAELGTMRVSEQIDALETMAYDPVAYLVVPRVLAGFLMFPVIVIFANVVAIFFGLVTSVLLLHMSPQTFLRGARLFYRHFDLIYSIIKGFSFGLVITIIGCYQGFNTRGGAEGVGIATTRAVVIAGMLILVLDAFWAATILKQ